One segment of Pseudomonas asgharzadehiana DNA contains the following:
- a CDS encoding DEAD/DEAH box helicase — MAVEAGKYADVYRSWQQHLFNFNLAVRETQTSGLRKPQLAALYAALGHLVMAPATTATIVMPTGTGKTDTMLGLLIAGRLARALVLVPSDALRSQMVDKCIELKKLREIGAVSATALNPVVQAIGSGLAADEVQQLAEANVIVATPQALQRFDRPALEALAALCSHLIIDEAHHVAAQTWGRVKTAFKQKPCLQFTATPFREDNQPLDGKIIYNYPLKDAQNDGYFKAIEFHPVREYNLELADQVVADKAVALLRSDRAQGFNHLLMVRARSQKRAAALFELYKQHEDLSPILIHSKVRNRAKLLGEIVEKKYKIIVCVDMLGEGFDLPELKIAAIHDQHRSPAVTLQFIGRLTRVDDTLGDAKFVSNIANQKVDYQMAVLYKESADWSAVIRDVSQDKIAREIEKETFTEQFPEDADAEDIFGLNPNPKISAIAYHVAREHWRPERARQFSQKKEPLQLLSINDEADTIIMVTRRETPVGWAQTSAIVDTNWILYLAYYHAPDNTLFVHSSGDESQTTRFLNLIAKDARRISGEPTFRTLHGIKLMKLQNVGLSRTRKDLRFTMHVGRDINTVIGEIENGTARKSNIFATGYEDGQRTTVGCSHKGKIWEMNSSSIIDWIEWCKRASQKLNDATINPSEVLKDVLRSEKIEGAWPAGLFYADWPVSILIENEQKISLAYLAEVFNLLDVELGKPRRIDALTLEVPICATAVDGAERQLPDITIRLLDDGYKFSCPGVKIVFAEEVSFEQYLDTNPLVLLAVDGSMVEGNYRYYSPNSLDLKLPVALIEPWDWGTTQIHSESMRADRNLDTVQGFIYSRIEDDYTFIFNDDGAGEIADLVAIKDSKDAIFVDLYHCKYCPQQDGEARPGARVSDVYEVCGQASRSVKWLHTEEKFFNRLLQRYQHSLPKGFDRILKGEPMDLELLRNKCHDHEMVFRFVIVQPGISAGKVSADQLAVLGTSYSYIKSVSGSDVRVITSV; from the coding sequence ATGGCCGTTGAAGCAGGGAAGTACGCAGACGTCTATCGCAGCTGGCAGCAGCATCTGTTCAATTTCAACCTGGCCGTTCGGGAAACCCAGACGTCTGGATTGCGCAAGCCACAACTGGCCGCGCTGTACGCAGCGCTCGGCCACCTGGTGATGGCGCCGGCCACGACGGCGACGATCGTGATGCCGACCGGAACCGGAAAAACCGATACCATGCTCGGGCTGCTGATCGCCGGGCGGCTGGCTAGGGCCCTGGTGTTGGTGCCCTCTGACGCGTTGCGTTCCCAGATGGTCGACAAATGCATTGAGCTGAAGAAGTTGCGGGAGATTGGTGCCGTTTCGGCCACCGCACTCAACCCGGTGGTGCAGGCGATCGGCTCAGGCCTGGCGGCTGACGAGGTCCAACAGCTGGCCGAGGCCAACGTGATCGTCGCCACGCCGCAAGCGCTGCAGCGCTTCGACCGGCCGGCTTTGGAGGCCCTGGCCGCGCTCTGCAGCCACCTGATCATTGATGAAGCGCACCATGTGGCCGCCCAGACCTGGGGCAGGGTGAAAACCGCGTTCAAGCAAAAGCCTTGCCTTCAGTTCACGGCCACGCCGTTCCGTGAGGACAACCAGCCGCTGGATGGCAAGATCATCTACAACTATCCGTTGAAGGACGCGCAGAACGATGGCTACTTCAAGGCGATCGAATTCCATCCGGTGCGCGAGTACAACCTGGAACTGGCTGACCAGGTGGTGGCTGACAAGGCGGTAGCGCTGTTGCGAAGCGACCGCGCGCAAGGGTTCAACCACCTGCTGATGGTACGTGCGCGTTCGCAAAAGCGTGCTGCCGCGCTGTTTGAGCTGTACAAGCAGCATGAGGATCTTTCCCCTATTCTCATCCACAGCAAGGTTCGGAACCGAGCCAAGCTACTGGGCGAGATTGTTGAGAAGAAGTACAAGATCATCGTCTGCGTGGACATGCTGGGCGAAGGCTTCGACCTGCCGGAGCTAAAGATTGCGGCCATTCACGACCAGCACCGTAGCCCAGCCGTCACGCTGCAATTCATCGGTCGCCTGACGCGGGTCGATGATACGCTCGGTGACGCCAAGTTCGTCTCGAACATCGCCAACCAGAAAGTCGACTACCAGATGGCGGTGCTGTACAAGGAAAGTGCCGACTGGAGTGCGGTGATCCGCGATGTGAGCCAGGACAAGATCGCCCGCGAAATTGAGAAGGAAACGTTTACCGAACAGTTCCCGGAAGACGCCGACGCCGAAGACATTTTCGGTCTGAACCCCAACCCCAAGATCAGTGCGATCGCCTACCACGTGGCGCGCGAGCATTGGCGACCAGAGAGGGCCAGGCAGTTCTCGCAGAAGAAAGAGCCGCTGCAGCTCCTGTCCATCAACGACGAGGCCGACACCATTATCATGGTGACGCGGCGCGAAACGCCCGTCGGCTGGGCGCAGACGTCAGCGATCGTGGACACCAACTGGATTCTCTACCTGGCGTACTACCATGCGCCCGACAACACGCTGTTCGTCCACTCTTCAGGGGATGAGTCGCAAACTACTCGGTTTTTGAACCTGATCGCCAAGGATGCCCGACGGATCAGCGGTGAGCCGACCTTCCGCACTCTGCACGGCATCAAGCTCATGAAGTTGCAGAACGTAGGACTGTCGCGCACTCGCAAAGATCTGCGCTTTACGATGCATGTCGGGCGCGACATCAACACCGTCATCGGTGAAATCGAGAACGGCACGGCGAGAAAGTCCAACATCTTCGCAACCGGCTACGAGGATGGCCAGCGCACCACCGTTGGCTGTTCGCACAAGGGCAAGATCTGGGAGATGAACTCTTCCAGCATCATCGACTGGATCGAGTGGTGCAAGCGCGCCTCGCAGAAACTCAACGACGCGACGATCAACCCGTCTGAAGTCCTCAAGGATGTGCTTCGCTCCGAAAAGATCGAAGGGGCGTGGCCCGCAGGGCTGTTCTATGCCGATTGGCCTGTGTCCATCCTGATCGAGAATGAGCAAAAAATCTCGCTGGCGTACCTAGCGGAGGTGTTCAACCTGTTGGATGTCGAACTGGGCAAGCCCCGGCGTATCGATGCGCTGACCCTGGAAGTGCCCATCTGCGCAACGGCAGTTGATGGTGCGGAGCGCCAATTGCCTGACATCACGATACGGCTGCTGGATGACGGCTACAAATTTTCCTGCCCGGGGGTCAAGATCGTCTTTGCTGAAGAGGTCTCGTTCGAGCAGTACCTGGATACCAACCCGTTGGTACTGCTGGCTGTCGACGGTTCGATGGTCGAAGGCAATTATCGCTACTACTCTCCCAACAGTTTGGACTTGAAGCTGCCGGTCGCCCTGATCGAGCCCTGGGACTGGGGCACGACCCAGATCCACAGCGAGTCGATGCGTGCCGACCGCAACCTGGACACTGTTCAGGGATTCATCTATAGCCGAATCGAGGACGACTACACGTTCATTTTCAACGACGATGGCGCCGGTGAGATCGCCGACCTGGTGGCGATCAAGGACAGCAAGGACGCCATCTTTGTTGACCTGTACCACTGCAAGTATTGCCCTCAGCAAGATGGCGAGGCGCGACCGGGTGCGCGTGTCTCCGACGTCTACGAGGTCTGCGGCCAGGCATCACGCTCTGTGAAGTGGTTGCACACGGAGGAAAAGTTCTTTAACCGGTTGTTGCAGCGCTACCAGCATTCGTTGCCCAAAGGTTTTGACAGGATCCTCAAGGGTGAACCCATGGATTTGGAGCTGCTGCGCAACAAGTGCCACGACCACGAGATGGTGTTCCGGTTTGTGATCGTCCAACCCGGCATCTCGGCAGGCAAAGTTTCCGCTGATCAGCTGGCTGTGCTCGGCACCAGCTACTCGTATATCAAGAGCGTGTCCGGCTCGGATGTGAGAGTCATTACCAGCGTTTAA
- a CDS encoding NERD domain-containing protein translates to MNSNLHKRLLSEVDKLKKLTAELSLQELTSFVTTQQRNFNHGRRGQNLGSPLKQGMYLLALASSQPEPIVPKPLDEGRHVQLIRRLESIFQNYGLAYFPTEQEYAVGLSDEWHRQREIAMPAFMHYFMAGFKASSEQIKEWINTCFAGFEKETVEAFGMSHIDLLRVASFIESVIEANANPVVDAVQAIEALRQQFLREVSEGTNLQEAVARVRNQPELRARIEAFERGSIMLFEVKRQQLLDEFGVETTNCLMQHFVTVRGAAAAITYITESNPIIDRPLLTADGERIFYLVNNAFYQGIIEKLESHLTQGPSAARYFKERDRRLEQMARKHLQKIFPDTAQFYESAFDRPDSHGEHDLVIVHGANVYIVEAKASPPKEPLRDPLKAALRIRDHFRGRNGIQKAYDQANALRARLLNSASSPLYDKKGNLLTELHREQIENIYCICVTRDDFGPVATNLALMLEKDPDVPYPWVVCVTDLEYLVDAIVHLGQSVETLDTYLAQRPLLHGKVMGTDELEYFGAFLRHGGLHDYIAAQADFIPMDITESDILDDIHKCIQNGEPYELNVEPANLVPLDRRKVLGFNQTARRQSNAMKKEKKARQKRGRAARKQNRTR, encoded by the coding sequence ATGAACTCGAACCTGCATAAGCGCTTGTTATCCGAGGTAGATAAACTCAAGAAGCTCACAGCTGAATTGAGCCTGCAGGAGCTCACGAGCTTCGTTACCACCCAGCAACGAAACTTCAACCATGGGCGCAGGGGGCAGAACCTCGGCTCACCGCTCAAGCAAGGCATGTACTTGCTCGCCTTGGCCAGCAGTCAGCCTGAGCCGATTGTGCCCAAGCCGCTGGATGAAGGGCGCCATGTGCAGTTGATTCGCCGCCTAGAGTCGATCTTCCAAAATTATGGTTTGGCGTATTTCCCTACGGAGCAGGAGTACGCGGTGGGGCTTAGCGATGAGTGGCATCGCCAGCGCGAAATTGCCATGCCGGCCTTCATGCACTACTTCATGGCTGGATTCAAAGCTTCGAGCGAACAGATCAAGGAGTGGATCAACACATGCTTTGCTGGGTTTGAAAAAGAAACCGTCGAAGCTTTTGGCATGTCTCACATTGACCTGCTGCGGGTGGCCAGCTTCATTGAGTCGGTGATCGAGGCGAATGCAAACCCAGTGGTTGATGCTGTTCAGGCCATTGAGGCGCTTCGTCAGCAGTTTCTCCGTGAAGTAAGCGAGGGCACGAACCTTCAGGAGGCCGTCGCGCGAGTCCGTAACCAGCCGGAGCTACGGGCCCGCATCGAGGCGTTCGAGCGTGGCAGCATCATGCTGTTTGAGGTAAAGCGTCAGCAGTTGCTAGATGAGTTTGGTGTCGAGACGACCAATTGCTTGATGCAGCACTTTGTCACCGTCCGTGGTGCTGCAGCTGCGATCACTTACATTACAGAGAGCAACCCGATCATTGATCGCCCGCTGCTGACTGCAGATGGTGAGCGAATTTTCTACTTGGTAAACAACGCGTTTTATCAGGGCATCATCGAGAAACTAGAAAGTCATCTGACACAAGGGCCTAGCGCCGCTCGCTATTTCAAAGAACGCGATCGGCGACTCGAACAGATGGCCCGTAAGCATTTGCAAAAAATCTTCCCGGACACAGCGCAGTTCTATGAAAGCGCGTTTGACCGACCAGACTCCCACGGTGAGCACGATCTGGTGATCGTCCATGGAGCAAATGTCTACATCGTTGAGGCAAAAGCGTCACCTCCCAAGGAACCATTACGTGATCCCTTGAAAGCGGCGCTAAGGATTCGTGATCATTTCCGCGGAAGAAATGGTATCCAGAAAGCCTACGATCAAGCCAACGCATTGCGGGCTCGTCTTTTGAACAGTGCGTCGAGCCCGCTGTACGACAAGAAAGGCAATCTGTTGACAGAACTGCACCGCGAGCAGATCGAGAACATCTACTGCATTTGTGTTACCCGGGATGATTTTGGACCAGTCGCGACGAACCTTGCCCTGATGCTCGAGAAGGATCCCGATGTCCCCTATCCTTGGGTCGTGTGCGTCACCGACCTTGAGTATCTGGTCGATGCGATAGTTCACCTTGGACAGAGCGTCGAAACGCTGGACACTTACTTGGCGCAACGCCCTTTGCTTCATGGCAAAGTGATGGGCACAGATGAACTCGAGTATTTTGGGGCGTTTCTACGTCATGGAGGGCTACATGACTACATTGCGGCGCAGGCTGACTTCATTCCGATGGACATCACCGAATCTGACATCCTAGATGATATTCATAAATGCATTCAGAACGGTGAGCCTTACGAACTCAATGTTGAGCCTGCTAACCTGGTTCCGCTAGATAGGCGAAAGGTCCTCGGATTCAATCAAACCGCTCGACGCCAGAGCAATGCTATGAAGAAAGAGAAGAAGGCCAGGCAGAAGCGAGGGCGAGCAGCCAGGAAACAGAATCGAACGCGCTAA